The window ATCCAAATTCAGGATAACGCAGAACCAAACGGCCAACGATTATTTCATTTATTGTGCCGATGATACGGAAACGCTGAAGGGAATGCAGGGGCGCACATTTGCGGCAAAGCAGCTGCCATTTTCTATTGAAAAAACTATTGAACCGGGAGCATATCTCGAAAACGACAATATTGTCATAAACGTAAACCAGGAACATTTTCAAATGTCAATCACCGAACTGGCCCTGCAGGGCAAACACAACATCTACAATTCTATGGCTTCGGGTCTTGCAGCCCGGATATTAGAAATACGCAATCCTACAATCAGGGAAAGTATGATGGATGTACAACCAATTGAACACCGTTTGGAGTTTGTAGCCAAAATTTCGGGTATAGGGTTTATTAATGACTCTAAAGCTACCAACGTTAATTCAACCTGGTACGCGCTGGAAAGCATGACCACCGATGTAGTGTTGATTTTAGGCGGTGTTGATAAAGGCAACGACTATAGCATGCTGAAGGAACTGGTACGCCAAAAGGTGAAAGCCATTGTTTGCCTGGGTAAAGATAACAGTCGTATACACGATGCTTTTGAAGATGATGTGGACGTAATAGTAAATACTTTATCGGCTGCCGAAGCGGCCCAGGTAGCGTTTCATTTGGCTAAAAAAGGCGACACCGTTTTGCTTTCGCCGGCCTGTGCCAGTTTCGATCTTTTTAAAAATTATGAAGACCGCGGCACACAATTTAAAGATGCGGTGAGGCAATTATAAAAATGTGCGACTGTGCGGATGTGCAGCGAGAAAATAAAAGAATCGATAAAATCGGATAAAAACTGAAGAAAACGAATAAAAATCGGTGAAATCCGGAAAGAATCGGTGAAATCAAACAAATAGGAGCAAATGATAAAAAATATACTCAATAATACAAAAGGCGACCGCTGGATATGGCTGATCGTTATTTTATTGTCTATCATTTCCATGCTTGCTGTTTACAGCTCAACCGGTACGCTGGCTTTTAAACAAGGCAAGGCCACCGAGACCATTTTGTTTAAACACATGCTGATGATCTTCGGCGGTATAGCGCTGATGTATATTTCGCATAAGTTGGATTACCGCTATTATGCAGGTATCTCAAAGGTGCTGATGTTCATTACATTACCGTTACTGGCTTTTACTCTTATTTTCGGTAGCCACGTGAATGATGCCAGTCGCTGGATTGCCATACCGGGCACAGGCTTTACCTTCCAAACATCCGATTTGGCTAAATTGGCTTTAATTACCTACCTGGCGCGTTTATTATCGCGCAAGCAGGAAAATATTAAGGACGTTAGAAAGGCATTTATCCCCATTATGGGGTCAACCTGTGCAGTGTTTGTGCTCATTGCGTTAGCAAATCTTTCTACCGCGTTGATGCTTTTTGGGGTTAGTATTTTATTGTTGATCATTGGCCGTATAAGTATCAAGCAAATTGCTGTGGTATGTTTGGCCGGGGCAGTTTTATTGGCAGGCGTAATGTTGTTAGGTCCGCGCAGGCATACTTACTACTCGCGTATCAACGCGTTTATGCATCCCGAAAAGGCTAACCCCGATAAATCGTTCCAGAGCTCGCAT of the Mucilaginibacter boryungensis genome contains:
- the murD gene encoding UDP-N-acetylmuramoyl-L-alanine--D-glutamate ligase gives rise to the protein MNKNIVILGAGESGVGAAYLAQQQGYDVFVSDMGAIAPKYKEQLQNWNIRFEENQHTEAEILNAVEVIKSPGIPDKAPLVKKLREKGVPVISEIEFAGRYTNAKMICITGSNGKTTTTTLTYHILSKAGLNVGLAGNIGKSFAYQVATEKFDTYVLEISSFMLDDMYKFKADIAVLLNITPDHLDRYDYKLENYVASKFRITQNQTANDYFIYCADDTETLKGMQGRTFAAKQLPFSIEKTIEPGAYLENDNIVINVNQEHFQMSITELALQGKHNIYNSMASGLAARILEIRNPTIRESMMDVQPIEHRLEFVAKISGIGFINDSKATNVNSTWYALESMTTDVVLILGGVDKGNDYSMLKELVRQKVKAIVCLGKDNSRIHDAFEDDVDVIVNTLSAAEAAQVAFHLAKKGDTVLLSPACASFDLFKNYEDRGTQFKDAVRQL
- a CDS encoding FtsW/RodA/SpoVE family cell cycle protein → MIKNILNNTKGDRWIWLIVILLSIISMLAVYSSTGTLAFKQGKATETILFKHMLMIFGGIALMYISHKLDYRYYAGISKVLMFITLPLLAFTLIFGSHVNDASRWIAIPGTGFTFQTSDLAKLALITYLARLLSRKQENIKDVRKAFIPIMGSTCAVFVLIALANLSTALMLFGVSILLLIIGRISIKQIAVVCLAGAVLLAGVMLLGPRRHTYYSRINAFMHPEKANPDKSFQSSHAKIAIATGGLFGKGPGNSTERNYLPQSYSDFIYATIVEEYGLIGGIAVIGLYLFLLYRCVKIVTKAPKAFGALLAAGLSFSLTIQAFANMAIAVGLGPVTGVPLPLVSMGGTSILFTSIAFGIILSVSRHIDENEQLKIEGLKESNKVVVGDLTALA